Within the Glycine max cultivar Williams 82 chromosome 12, Glycine_max_v4.0, whole genome shotgun sequence genome, the region TAAAGCGAGAACATCTTGAATGGTCGATCTATGGCTCCCAAAGAACTCATCTTTCCACAGTCGACTTCCCGACAATCTGGTATAGCCCTTCAAGAGTCAAGCTTGCAATGTGTTAGTGCTTCTATTAGTCAGTCGATCCACCAACCAAACAATGCACAATCTTTCACACATGAAGCCTGAAAGATGCAAACACGTCGATCTATTATCAGTTTCCTGGCCGGATGGTCCAAAacctaattataattattctcataaggttaaatgaatttttgttttcttgaaaaaaatacccaaaagataaatagatattttttcgtacaaaaagataaatagatACTGTGCATTAAAATGTTGAGAAATTTCAAGTCATAGTTGAGGCTAGCTGTTCTCCCTTATCCATATCCTTTTAAAGGTAGACTGGTCAGTGTTTAACATATTAAGCAAGTAATGTTGGTCATGCCCACGCTACGATATTCTCTCCACAACATTAGCCATAACAATCTCCCTTTACATAGTTTTGACCTTGTTATTTTAAACCTTTTCATTGCAATGCTTAATTGCTTATAGACATAGTCAACTTAACTTGCATGTGCCTTGAGATGAGATCCCAGCAAAGCAATCTCAAGTTTTCAACGTTTACATATGCAaccgattttcttttcttttcctttttttttggttttcttccaTTCAGGTACTTATAAACTAAGCatatatttaattcaatttattatttcgTAGTAGTATATAttcgttatttttattttaaaaaaatcaaaagtaagTGATTATTTTCGACATAAGCTTAAGACAGTATCTTTATgacttccttttttcctttctttttatattactGCTGTTCTCAAGACACAATACCTTCAAGTAGTATATGTATATGGGAGTTAGGGTTTGTTTCAAAGAATGTATTTACAGTCTACTTGACTTTATCTTATGATATAAGTATTCATATAAGCGattgaaaaaaatcatgatatatCTATAAGTTTtttcagtttattttaataagctTTTTaggatatataatttataaaagcaacttataatttatatgaaaacaGTTTAATcgtattttctctttaattataaaataacctaTACATAATATAAATGCTTATATGATAATAATACTTGTTAAATAAGTCCGCAATAATTAATCTGTCCACGCAAACATACCCTTACTATATCtgtctttgttttcaaaagcaCTTCCCGGACGACTATTTGTCTCTATCTTTGTCATTATCTAGTGTTtaagtgtttatatatattataatcacAATGATTAGAACCCTGCAACTGTCCTTCACCCACTCTATAATTCATGTGCCAcgttttaatttcttatatccAAACAATTTGTCCATAGGTGCCTGCAAGAAGCTAccgttaatttaatttcaacaatGGACAGCTCAAGTGTGCAACAGGATAATGCATGTAGGCTCACATGCATATATAGACTTAAGTAAgtcaattattcatttttaagttCCTCCTTAAAGCCTGCTTCAAAACAGTAATTCTATTTGTTGTTAGGAAATTCACATCAATTCCTTGTACATTTAAGTTAACCACCACAactctttaaattttactattataTACACAATCTGACGATAAATTAAAGCTATATGATCGGTGGAAGATGTTATATATATGCCAAGTTCTAAAATGGATCGATGGACATGCCcaagtaatattttattagagatgcattatttgtataaaattttcttacaacattttttacaataatatatatatatatatatatatatatttcttcttcATCACATCTATCTTATCAGCACACAATTTTCTAGCTCTTCTTatctttttgttataaaataaattgtacgaatttattgtataaatataagttctcatattttttttattagactaCAAACATTATTAAATGGAAAGATATGGTAAAGTAACATGTACGTCACATGATGCATGGACCATCTCTATAATTTGCCCCATTAATTGTAACACAAGCTGAGGACTATAAATAACTAGGCACTGTTCTGAATTCAACCATAGAAATGAAGTTGCTTCTTGCAAGAAGTTTCTGAGTTTTTGTATCCTCTATATATAGTTCTCTGGCAATTAAGGTCTCAGCTAAATACGCACAAATGGGTAGCCAGAGTTGCTTCAAGGCTTTGATTATTTGCCTTATAGCATTAATTGGATCAACTCAAGCTCAATTGCAGCTTGGTTTCTATGCCAAAAGTTGTCCAAAGGCcgagaaaataattttgaagtatgTTGTAGAGCATATCCGCAATGCTCCATCACTAGCAGCTGCTCTCATAAGAATGCACTTCCATGATTGTTTTGTCAATGTATGCACataattatgttgtttttttcttttattatactGTGGAGATAATTAACTATGTAACATTAACATGTAGtacatattaatataaatttcagGGTTGTGATGGATCAGTGCTTGTGGACTCAACACCAGGCAATCAAGCTGAAAAGGACTCTATTCCAAATCTTACACTCCGAGGCTTTGGTTTCATTGACGCAATAAAGAGGCTTGTTGAAGCTGAATGCCCTGGGGTAGTCTCTTGTGCTGATATCTTGGCCTTGACCGCCAGAGACTCTATTCATGCCACTGTAAGTACTCACTCTTGTTTCACCCTCATCTCTAAGGAAACATGAATACTTTGAATAATAGTTAAGCTGCATCCTATTAGAGTGGAAAATTCATATTGCATTTACTTGTATTGAAAATGTATCTATACAGTTCACAAATGCTTTGAATCTCCCAaacccttcatttttttttgtgatttctaTCTGTTTTCATCACAAAACGCTTGCATGGCTCAATCAGACATTATATTGTCATGCTTGTGTTACTCACTAGGGTTGGCCTAGGGGTAAAAATTATGGTAAATGCATGAAAATTTAAGTTGGATTTTTATTATTGTCGttctaaaaagaagaagaaaaaaaactcatgTTTGTGTTATGTTTTCTCTAGGCTTTGTTACATAGGGTAGAAATTAAATGACATCTTCTTGTGTTGCCATGATTGACATGGGTTTGCAGGGTGGACCCTATTGGAATGTTCCAACAGGACGAAGGGATGGGCTCATCTCTAGAGCAGCAGATCCGTTACGCAGCCTGCCTGCTCCATTTCACAACCTCACTACCCAACTAACACTCTTTGGCAATGTTGGACTTGATGCAAACGACCTTGTCTTGCTTGTTGGTATGTCAAACACTAAGTTGCATGATAAAAGTTTGCATCAGGGttgtttagaaatttttttccacttttaattataaaattggcactacattttttacttatttttttatttctgaaatATGTACTTGTTCCgtatttaaatataagaaaaaaacactcttgaattaattaaatgtgaGTAACATCTCCGATAAATATGATTAATGGTAGTTTAGAAaatgttatctttttataaataaaatcaagaaaaatatataaacttaaCTAACAATTAGTGTGAAatcatatgtttttgtttatatttgagtTTGTAAAAAGTATAAGAACGCATAAAACGTAAAAGAAAGTTGTTTTCATCATTTTAgtacaatatttaaaaacaaaaaaaatgaggtgACAATTTGtaccaattttaaaataaaaaatgaaaacaaaataatgtttctCAAAGTAAATAAGTCCTAAGTCAATGAAATGAAACTCTaattatgattgaaaaataataccAGAAACACCAAATAATTATATCtaagttttttccttttttatgttctACATTTTAAACTTTGtctctaattataaaaaattctattcTTTCAGGTGCTCACACAATTGGTGTTGCCCATTGTTCATCAATTGCAACTCGTCTATACAATTTCACTGGCAAGGGTGACATAGACCCAACACTAGACAGTGAATAtgcaaaaaatatcaaaacttTTAAGTGTAAGAACATCAATGATAATACAATTATTGAGATGGATCCTGGAAGTCGCGATACATTTGATCTTGGATTTTATAAACAAGTTGTTAAGAGAAGGGGCTTGTTTCAGTCAGATGCTGAATTTCTTACTAGTCCTATCACAAGGTCTATTATCGATAGACAACTTCAATCAACTCAAGGATTCTTTGAGGAATTTGCCAAGTCTATCGAGAAAATGGGACGAATTAATGTCAAGCTTGGAACTGAAGGGGAGATAAGGAAACATTGTGCACGAGTTAATAACTAAGGATCTCGTTAATAATGACCATCTAGGTGCATTTATGTCTACTTTTCAGTATAATTTACTCTTGGTCTCAttatttattctatgttatGTCTATGGTGTCTTGATATATGAGATATCATATGATTTGGTTGTTTTTCCAAGTGATGTGGGAAGGGTTGGGGAGTGATTATTAGGTTTGAATGGAAATCATCCTCGGGTGGTAATAAGATGTAGAATTGAGTGAGAAGATTTATTGTAATACACAATTGCACAATAAAAAAGTCTCCCTTGCTATGTTGAAAATATGTTATAATTCAAAgtgcattttttctttattatttattagttttaattctCAATATTCAGATGGGTCAAAGTTCtccacaaatatatttttactatttttttactcACCATAATTAGACTTTCGCTTTTCAGTAAGATCTCAATATATTGTTTTAGTATTTTGGATCGATTTTACGATAGTCAAATCTAAAACcatatttaagaaaaactatATTTTGTCCGTTGATCCAACACATATtcgtttctttaaaaatatataaattagtataattatattaaataagaatatttatagggagtatttttttaatgagagcgttttttgaattttttttccaatgatAACATGTTAGagatttttctaaatctcttattttaatatataaattagtataattatattaaataagaatatttatagggggtatttttttaatgagagcgttttttgaattttttttccaatgatAACATGTTTAaagatttttctaaatctcttttttttcaatttatcattttcatcttatttaaaaataaaattttaatattttttaaaattaaaattcaatatttaaaaataaacttatattataaatttaaaaatataatttatatattcaaaaatattttttattataaattttagttgtataaaataaatatttattctgtGCACATGATAAAAGACTAGTTTAAAATATATCTGaagaattataataattaattaactgattaaaatttaaaataattgtttattatttttttca harbors:
- the LOC100784922 gene encoding peroxidase 3-like precursor (The RefSeq protein has 1 substitution compared to this genomic sequence), encoding MGSQSCFKALIICLIALIGSTQAQLQLGFYAKSCPKAEKIILKYVVEHIRNAPSLAAALIRMHFHDCFVNGCDGSVLVDSTPGNQAEKDSIPNLTLRGFGFIDAIKRLVEAECPGVVSCADILALTARDSIHATGGPYWNVPTGRRDGLISRAADPLRSLPAPFHNLTTQLTLFGNVGLDANDLVLLVGAHTIGVAHCSSIATRLYNFTGKGDIDPTLDSEYAKNIKTFKCKNINDNTIIEMDPGSRDTFDLGFYKQVVKRRGLFQSDAEFLTSPIARSIIDRQLQSTQGFFEEFAKSIEKMGRINVKLGTEGEIRKHCARVNN